tatgctcaacaagtAGAGCTAAAGGATACTAAATAATCTATCGATCTATTTTCAGCTTAGCTTTGATTGATCtcagtaatatttttgtaaaagaaaataaattgctGTATACACAGGAAGTGGATACAGAAGATTGGCTAGAGCATCAAAAATTGAAAGAAGAGATAAAGAACATGCTTGTGGAAGCCCCAAACATTTCTTCCCAAAAATTGGACTTGATTAACAAGATCCAGCGTTTAGGAGTGTATTATCAGTTTGAAAATGAGATTGACGCTTCATTGGAATACATATTCAAGGCATATGATGATTTCAATGATGGGGAAGATGAAAATGATCTTTATGTTGTCTCTTTGCGTTTTCGATTGCTTAGACAAGATGGCTATCACGTATCAGCTGGTGAGTATAGGATGAAATTAAATACTACtaacaaaattattactattatatgaAATAATAGAATAAACGGGTAATAAGATTATATACAATCAAGTTCTAAAGTTTGAAGTAATACGTTTTTAACTCATTAATGTTTTAACAGGTGTGCTTGAAAAGTTCAAGGACGGTAATGGAAAGTTCAAGGAATCGTTAATCAACAATGTACAAGCAATGCTGAGCTTGTACGAAGCATCACATCTTAGAGTGCATGGAGAGCAGATTTTGGAGGAAGCACTAACATTTACCACTTCTCAACTAGAATCCATGCTACCACACTTGAGCAATCCTCTTAGATCACAAATCAGTGAAGCACTAAAGCAACCAATTCGCAGGAGATTAACGAGGCTAGACGCACAAAAGTTCATATCAACTTTTGAACATGATGGAACACAAGATGCTTTATTGTTGAAATTTGCAAAATTAGACTTCAACTTGCTGCAAAGGCAACATCAAAGAGAGCTAGGTAGTCTTACAAggtaaagttttaattttgagcTATATGAATATGCAAACCCACATTTACTTCCTCGATATCTCCCATTTAACTTGCTAGATTCTTTTcctaataattataacaatattttaatgatattaaaaatattagttttattgtttttttttaacaaatagaactattcatttattcatataattttgtaaaatttaatttgtattttcaaattgttattgTCATAATGCAGGTGGTGGAAAGGATTAGATGTTCCAAATAAATTGCCTTTTGCAAGAGATAGGTTGGTGGAATGCTACTTTTGGACATTGGGAACGTATTTTGAACCAAAATATCAACTCGCAAGGaaatttattcttaaaattatttctctaaCTTCAATTGTTGATGATATTTACGATGTTTATGGAACCCCTGATGAGCTCAAGCTTTTCACTAACGCAGTGCAAAGGttcaaatttcaattcctacagTATTATATTCTTCACCAATTGCaataatcattttcattttcattttgtatGATAATTGTTGAAAAACTAGTGTTCATTAAaaacatatgcatatatacttTTGCTATGCAGATGGGATGTTAGTGCTACAAATCAATTACCAGAATATATGAGGTCTACTTACATTTACCTTCTTGATACTTATGCTGAAATGGAGAAAGAGTTAGCTAATGAAGGTGAATCGTATCGCGTCAACTATGCAAAAATTGAGGTACTTACAATCAATTAGCAAAGTTGGTTCGTTCATtatgtataaattatacattatattaaaacttGGATTTcctatatgtttaattttaagaTGACAAAATTAGTGGGAGCATATTATGAGGAATCCAAGTGGTATAATGATGGTTGCTCTCCAACATTTGAAGAGTACATGAAGGTTGCATTGGTAACGTCGGGTTACACGATGCTAGCAACAACTTCTTTAGTAGGCATGCAAGAAGACTTTTTAACTAAAGAAGCCTTTGATTGGATGATTAGCGGACCATTAATTGTGAGGGCTTCAGAGATCGTTGGCAGATTAATGGATGACATAACTGGATATGAGGTAACAatataaattgtccaaattaatttttattttatgacttTTAGTCAATTGgttttactatttaaaaattgGTTTATTGATAATTTCTTGACATCGTATATcaatattctttaaatttaCTTATTATATTCCTAATTGGAAAATAACTCACATCAAATTTTACCTTTTATATAGTTTGAACAACAAAGAGGACACTTTGAATCATCTGTGCAAATCTTTATGAAAGAAtatggaaaatcaaaagaagagACCACGACGGAGTTGCAAGAACAAGTCATCAATGCCTGGAAAGACATTAATCAAGAATGTCTCAAGCCTACTATTTTCCCTATGCCTATACTCACCCGAATTCTCAACCTTACAAGAGTTATAGATTTGCTATACCATGATGGAGATTTGTATACACATTCCAAAACCAAGTTGAAGCAGATCATTACCTCTACGTTGGTTAATCCGATCCTGTGaatctgaaaaatgaaaaaactaaatttacaattttgaGTATGATGGTTTTGCTTTAATGTTTTTAGTTTTATGTTCTAGTTCGAATAAAGAGTGACtagcaatgttttttttttcccattttccaTGTTGTTTTCTTTATGTCGTGGTTCAAAATATAGAGTGACATGTAATCCTTTCTTAGTTGCATtgcttttgttttcaattttatgtTTGGGTTATTTTAGAATAAAGAGTGGCATGTAActgtataatataatgtttatgtgAGTTGCTATGTCTTCCAAAGAATTACAGGAAAGCTGGCTACATAATCAGCAAATTAAACAACTCCTTAAGGCCAGTCATAACCTTCTCAAACAACGATTTATCATTACCTCACCATATAACTGCTTAAATTGGAATGACATGTATTCTATTTTGTTCCTAGGGTACAAAATATGTGCATAGAAGATTAGAAAGTTCATCTTATCTTTATCACcccaatatttatcaaattttgtcCTCATACTCCTTTCCATAATCTTAACATTGTCAGATTCAACTTCCACCATATTATTTAATAAGTATGACATATCAGAAACCTCAGAGAAAAAGGTATTCGAAGTCACATAAAATGAACCAGATATCCTAATAGTCATTTCATATAAAGATTTCGGAATTTTAACCAAAGAAGCAACACAATCCCAATCCATGAAATCATGTATATTTTCACCCAAATTATCAGTAAAAGATGTGTCATGATCTTGATACACTTCAAACACTTTATGATAGAGCAATGTAGTATGAAACATCATGTATGTGGAGTTCCACTTTGTAGGAACACTAAGACACAAAGAATTTTTAGCTTCCAGCCCAATTAACTCAGCTAGGTCCCTCAACTTTTGTAGGCTAGTAGGGGAGCTCCTCACATACCTAACACAATTTCTTACTTTCTTCATAGCTATGTCAAATTCTCTCAACCCATCTTGCACCACCAAGATAAAGATGTGAGCAATGCATCTAATATGCAAATACTTACACCTAATAATAGTAGAACCTTGAGAAaacattttcttcttaaaaAATCCTAGGGCAGTATAATTGCTTGAAGTATTATCTACCATCATAGTAAACACATATTTCAACCCCCAATCAAGCAGACAACTTTCTACTACCTTTGCAATGTGTTCCCCCTTATGTGAAGACACTAgaacaaatgaaattattttcttttggaGCTTCCACTCATTATCAATGAAATGTGCAGTTATGCATATGTAATTTATCCTCTACACAGAGGTCTAAGTATAAGTAGTGATATTGACCCTTTGACTACTACTCCTAAAAAACATCTTCAAATTTACCctagataagtgcaaaagatgccaccTTTATAAGGTCGTTCTCGGATCATCTTGTGCACAATTGACGGCTTTTACAATTGATTTGACCCTTAATTCcgttagaatgcttgttattgccatcggaccccgttccacgctttttgaattgttttgtaggtaaaaagatgtgcaaaaaggtggaaaacgACATTGATTTCGGAGAAGGATTCACAAGCGGAGTTGGAAGGCAAAttaggccttggacgcgcctctggacgcgcgtccaggcctGCGTCCAACAGCAacctctctgaagtttgcaATCAGAACAAAAAGCCGACCATGGACGCGCctatggacgcgcgtccaaagTGTAGCTCTCTGAAGTTGGTGCAGAAGAACAGCAGACCACCTTAGACGcgcccatggacgcgcgtccaaggtggcattgatgttgtgtgtatggtggtgagggtgaagtgtgaaggtggtaaaacgaagagtcaagactccccgagtgtcgtgtctctcaaggatggcgaatgggaaccgaatacgtgATGGCATtcatgaggttgaaaggtaagagttgcaagaatcaaaggtggaggttttgttcatgggtggTTGAAGGGTTTGAAGGTAAAATAAGatgaaaaatacaaaaggtacaaggaaaggggtgcatgccaaagttaagccaaaggatagattatcgtaggtagcttggaattgggtttcgagattgatctagggagtcacggtctttgtattgagtggcgtcacactcaaactctcaatcctcattcacttgaggcattttatcgaacaccttgcctaccactcctctcggatctcatcctttcagaTTAAGAGCgaagatatagatgagttgggctcgtgagaggccactatcgcgcacactctcacttccactcggttcactaactatcccggctggaaatagaagcaaatattgaacaacatcatccatacaaatatcaatgatactcccacaataccaagatcataagataaagtataagcatcaatccatagatcaacaagggcacacacacccaaactaatctactctaacatgataaacataaatagaagcaatataaacaaagcaagaatgtAAAAGATccaactttatattaaaagaagagaaattatacctaagGAAGCTTGAGTCTacataatcttcatcttcaaatcctaagctaaatctattctaaggagtgttttcctccccaaaggggaagaatttggaaagagaaatcagatctaaagctattgggggctgctaggaactgatctaaaagacctataaagggcatatatatagccccaaaaatctcgccctaattatttccgcgctgtgtcgcgtccacgcggctcacacgcgtgtgagcgtgcgtgggagcaaatcagtaagcaaccacgccgctcacacgcgtgtgagcgtgcgtggtttGCTTCtgctgtcttcttctatgttgtaacCCTCGAcaatacggttccatagccacttgcctcgcctcattcggacattcctagcttcggttacgtccgttttactgaaatgtcgccggaatgctctgcgaagtgcaagaattgtgcatattatataaaaacacacaagagtagtccctagacctatatgcaatgaaattaccctatatTAGCATGTTTATAGGCCTAAtagacatctattatagcatattttacacctaaatgaccccaaaaatatggctacttttggcacttatcaaattttccacactttaacttaGATTatcctcaagcaattcacaattaaacgctaatcatttaagtgccaaaggtaGCTGTGTTACTCAACCAATTAATCGGTCTATTAACTCTAGGGTGTAACCAACTGAGTGGGTGAGATAACGCACAttatctacacagaatggtaaccacatgccatacactctaagaatatacaaacgaagcaaaacccctaTGGTCTCATTTAGACAATGCAACGCACACACCCTTCAttcaaccaagcatgcaatccaaattagattcacctcaaattttacaaaggccttcaagccgagccccctagtgggaacgatgtgcacacctcaaccaatacttttcaactaaacgccaaagcccaacgcgtaaaataagtgagggtagggacatggaccgctcatcgccatgacttgggcgatcactctattttctcacttcctaggataacatcatcaggcgacccgacttcacatggagatccatgctttttcgaagacagtgcaatgggtgcctgaatcctagcgaagtggctcacctcctctttatttttctcatctttcaggatctcttcggggtaaccgacttcacatggatctccatgctttttcgaagacggtgcaatggtttcacatggatctccatgctttttcgaagacggtgcaatggttaccccgtatccagaatgctttttcgaagacggtgcaatggttaccccgtatccagactactttttcgaagacggtgcaatggttaccccgtatccagactagattttcgaagacggtgcaatggttaccccgtatccagactagatgttcgaagacggtgcaatggttaccccgtatccagacTAGATGACTCacctctgcttttatctctaggagtggcctttgcctttttcttttcaccatatatcaacccctcatgcctttttctagggattagggatttttcactctaagctcacttaggctcaccttttgccccatgccctaccaaaattagttcaattccaggcttcgctttcacttatctttctaaaattaaggggtgcacactcccacttcgagagatcattgactaaggtctaaggaaaataagaggtgaatatcatgcaagcattcaagaatttaaagctcatttggttaaagaaggggtacttcccatggatattcaaagagaaaaaaatttatttttggcatatgattaacattctccctagataatgtgaacaatgacacactctccaaagataaaacacacccataagacaagaccaataaatcaatcaagcaaacaagacattataagcacaaggtgcatcctttccacactttaaaacaaacatcgtcctcgatgttgctatgaagatcaagtggaacaaaggagcacggtcattcaaaatcaatcaaaccctttccacactttagaagtgtttctgggggtgtggggtatcaataatatagcattttgtgggtgcaaaatagcatgtgcttatcaagtatgcaaggaacacgtataacaattcaatttccacactttagaattgaaaaacgaggcatgaaaaggtaaaagggataagaggtttacaaccaagtaagcatcccttcatttccacactttaagcttctaacatctcttttgccttcgttctccaagctacatgaaacaatgttagcacaagaagacaaccaattgacgtgcaatggcctggcggaagttcttttatttataatgaaagCATTAAAGCATTAAacctagagagatctctcccaattcactccacattgcaattcataggtttagattagaattagagaagaattccattattgcaagattgagatcaacattcaagttcaagttcaaagttcaatttctAGCTAagtattcattttaatttcttgtcattacttttgccttttgttatttcaattccaagtatgattagatagatctttgtggatttggattgagcaattttgtatggacattcttgagctttgaattgatcaattaggttttgcaattgctttgattatgagtttgattgtgtgagtggggatctactttgactcttgtgtaggagtgatcaacctatatgagaggtgtttggagaaggagtctcacctacgagagtagggttactccttagcctagcctagcacgtttcctcCCCGCCTTCAAgagaagggggattggaaggcaaatagcacaccatgtgttcgataatttgcctcacctagcctagttgccatgagaattggaccatggactagatgataggccaatgaccacgagagtggcgttggcatagttgccttgcctcattttcattatctaagtgttgctagcctaatatcttaggaaatcaaggatacctatatgagttgcaagatccaaatcctcttttccaattgattgtttccaatatttgttccttattttcattatgtttcatgcacatcccttactatgcttgggttagcttttaaacactaaacactcttgtNatgctttttcgaagacggtgcaatggttaccccgtatccagacTAGATGACTCacctctgcttttatctctaggagtggcctttgcctttttcttttcacc
This portion of the Ipomoea triloba cultivar NCNSP0323 chromosome 5, ASM357664v1 genome encodes:
- the LOC116021233 gene encoding (-)-germacrene D synthase-like produces the protein MAANSQLLSAIPSNQTPMDEVTRRSANFHPTIWGDYFLTYSSQPMEVDTEDWLEHQKLKEEIKNMLVEAPNISSQKLDLINKIQRLGVYYQFENEIDASLEYIFKAYDDFNDGEDENDLYVVSLRFRLLRQDGYHVSAGVLEKFKDGNGKFKESLINNVQAMLSLYEASHLRVHGEQILEEALTFTTSQLESMLPHLSNPLRSQISEALKQPIRRRLTRLDAQKFISTFEHDGTQDALLLKFAKLDFNLLQRQHQRELGSLTRWWKGLDVPNKLPFARDRLVECYFWTLGTYFEPKYQLARKFILKIISLTSIVDDIYDVYGTPDELKLFTNAVQRWDVSATNQLPEYMRSTYIYLLDTYAEMEKELANEGESYRVNYAKIEMTKLVGAYYEESKWYNDGCSPTFEEYMKVALVTSGYTMLATTSLVGMQEDFLTKEAFDWMISGPLIVRASEIVGRLMDDITGYEFEQQRGHFESSVQIFMKEYGKSKEETTTELQEQVINAWKDINQECLKPTIFPMPILTRILNLTRVIDLLYHDGDLYTHSKTKLKQIITSTLVNPIL